In one window of Frigoriglobus tundricola DNA:
- a CDS encoding AtuA-related protein, with amino-acid sequence MSTITLSQLAHGRSGDKGNHANVAVIAYTDAGFAWLRANLTAGAVAAYFASLGASRVERFEAANVRGLNFVLYDVLAGGASRSLRTDTQGKTLAVALLRMLVAWEEPPVSAERGTRNAE; translated from the coding sequence GTGTCCACAATCACACTTTCCCAGCTCGCCCACGGGCGCAGCGGCGACAAGGGCAACCACGCGAACGTGGCCGTGATCGCCTACACCGACGCCGGGTTCGCGTGGCTGCGGGCCAACCTCACGGCGGGGGCGGTGGCGGCCTACTTCGCGAGCCTCGGCGCGTCCCGCGTGGAGCGGTTCGAGGCCGCGAACGTCCGCGGGCTGAACTTCGTGCTCTACGACGTGCTGGCCGGCGGCGCGAGCCGCTCGCTCCGCACCGACACGCAGGGGAAGACGCTGGCGGTCGCGCTGTTGCGAATGTTGGTCGCGTGGGAAGAACCCCCTGTTAGCGCGGAGCGCGGAACGCGGAACGCGGAATGA
- a CDS encoding acyclic terpene utilization AtuA family protein: MKRVRIGNGCGFWGDNLDAPVRLATAGRLDYLTLEYLAELTMSILAVQKAKDANAGFATDFIDVLGRLAPVLAAQPDLKIVTNAGGMNPHACALQAKHVLTKAGTVRRVGVVTGDDLLPHLDELIAGGHTLNHLDSGEPLASIRDKVVSANAYLGAQPIADALKQGAEVVITGRVADASLTVGPAAHEFGWGFGAADLDRLAAGTVAGHLIECGAQATGGLWINADDATGLGDVGYPIAEMSADGTFTISKPAGTGGAVNVETVSEQLLYEVADPARYFTPDVVADFTSVRLSQKGPDVVAVTGGTANGVTDTYKASIAYRDGFMAAGTLVIAGPNAAQKARRSGAVMLEKLKRAGFTFAESRVEALGAGDCVPGVVTATADPPEVVLRVAVRDPRRAAVERFTKEFAPLVTSGFPGTTGYTTGRPPVREVFAYWPALVAKSAVRATVSMV; encoded by the coding sequence ATGAAGCGAGTGCGGATCGGTAACGGGTGCGGGTTCTGGGGCGACAACCTCGATGCGCCGGTGCGCCTCGCGACCGCCGGGCGCCTCGACTACCTCACGCTCGAGTACCTCGCCGAACTGACCATGTCGATCCTCGCCGTACAAAAGGCGAAGGACGCGAACGCCGGGTTCGCGACGGACTTTATCGACGTCCTCGGCCGGCTCGCCCCGGTCCTGGCCGCCCAGCCCGATCTCAAGATCGTCACCAACGCCGGCGGCATGAACCCGCACGCCTGCGCGCTCCAGGCCAAACACGTCCTCACGAAAGCGGGTACGGTCCGGCGGGTCGGGGTCGTGACCGGCGACGACCTCCTCCCGCACCTCGACGAGCTGATCGCCGGCGGGCACACCCTCAACCACCTCGACAGCGGCGAACCGCTCGCGTCGATCCGCGACAAGGTGGTGAGCGCGAACGCCTACCTCGGCGCGCAACCCATTGCCGACGCACTGAAGCAGGGCGCGGAGGTCGTGATCACCGGCCGGGTGGCGGACGCGTCGCTCACGGTCGGCCCGGCGGCCCACGAGTTCGGCTGGGGGTTCGGCGCGGCCGACCTGGACCGGCTCGCGGCGGGCACGGTCGCGGGGCACCTCATCGAGTGCGGCGCCCAGGCCACCGGCGGCCTCTGGATCAACGCCGACGACGCCACGGGACTCGGCGACGTCGGCTACCCGATCGCGGAAATGAGCGCGGACGGCACGTTCACAATCTCAAAGCCCGCCGGGACCGGCGGCGCGGTGAACGTCGAGACGGTTTCGGAACAGCTCCTCTACGAGGTGGCCGACCCGGCCCGGTACTTCACCCCCGACGTGGTGGCCGATTTCACCAGCGTCCGACTGTCGCAAAAGGGGCCGGACGTGGTGGCCGTCACCGGCGGCACCGCGAACGGCGTCACGGACACGTACAAAGCGTCGATCGCCTACCGCGACGGGTTCATGGCCGCCGGCACGCTGGTGATCGCCGGGCCGAACGCCGCGCAGAAGGCCCGGCGGTCCGGGGCGGTCATGCTGGAAAAACTCAAACGGGCCGGGTTCACGTTCGCGGAGAGCCGCGTCGAGGCGCTGGGCGCGGGCGACTGCGTGCCGGGCGTCGTGACCGCGACCGCCGACCCGCCGGAGGTGGTCCTCCGCGTCGCGGTGCGCGACCCGCGAAGGGCCGCCGTCGAGCGGTTCACAAAGGAGTTCGCCCCGCTCGTGACATCGGGCTTCCCGGGCACCACCGGGTACACCACCGGCCGGCCCCCGGTCCGCGAGGTGTTCGCGTACTGGCCGGCGCTGGTTGCGAAGTCGGCGGTGCGGGCGACCGTGTCGATGGTTTAA
- a CDS encoding enoyl-CoA hydratase/isomerase family protein, translating to MSDTVQYTLRGPAAVVTINRPEKRNALSRALIADLTDAFLRASADPAARCVILTGAGPAFCAGMDLDELRGTIGDDADMVWDDATKLSSLYELVYTLPKPTVAAVNGAAVAGGAGLMTVCDLAVSVPDAKIGYPEVRRGLVAAMVLPHLLRHVGERTARWLLLTGELIDGLAALRVGLVNQITSAENLLQTADAWARALAEGGPKALATTKELLRRCSRQGVAVDELARASAEPRLTDECRHGLTAFFEKKPAPWSPGAG from the coding sequence GTGTCCGACACCGTTCAATACACGCTACGCGGGCCGGCGGCGGTCGTCACGATCAACCGCCCCGAGAAGCGGAACGCCCTCAGCCGCGCGCTGATCGCCGACCTCACCGACGCGTTCCTCCGCGCCAGCGCCGACCCCGCGGCCCGGTGCGTCATCCTCACCGGCGCCGGTCCCGCGTTCTGCGCGGGCATGGACCTCGACGAACTCCGCGGCACGATCGGTGACGACGCGGACATGGTCTGGGACGACGCGACGAAGCTCTCGTCGCTGTACGAACTGGTCTACACGCTCCCGAAGCCGACCGTCGCCGCGGTGAACGGCGCCGCGGTCGCGGGCGGGGCCGGGCTCATGACCGTCTGCGACCTCGCCGTGAGCGTCCCGGACGCCAAGATCGGCTACCCCGAGGTCCGCCGCGGGCTGGTGGCGGCGATGGTGCTGCCGCACCTGTTGCGGCACGTCGGCGAGCGCACCGCGCGGTGGCTGCTGCTCACCGGCGAACTCATCGACGGGCTGGCCGCGCTCCGCGTCGGGCTCGTGAACCAGATCACCTCGGCGGAGAACCTGCTCCAGACGGCGGACGCGTGGGCGCGGGCGCTCGCGGAGGGCGGGCCGAAGGCGCTCGCGACCACGAAAGAGCTGCTCCGCCGCTGCTCGCGGCAGGGCGTCGCGGTGGACGAACTCGCGCGGGCCAGCGCCGAGCCGCGGCTGACCGACGAGTGCCGCCACGGGCTGACCGCGTTCTTCGAGAAGAAGCCGGCCCCGTGGAGCCCGGGAGCGGGGTAA
- a CDS encoding OPT family oligopeptide transporter, which translates to MSEPSQPGAPPPGPSEPPFQPFVPASESPPEFTWPTIVTGVVLGIVFGASSLYLVLKVGLTVSASVPIAVLSITLFRAFSKAFGVRKTTILENNIVQTTGSAGESIAFGVGVTMPALLLLGFEMDPVRVMTVSVLGAVLGILMMIPLRRAFIVKQHGKLIYPEGTACAEVLIAGEKGGATAKMVFVGFGVALVHKFLTAAAKLWAGEPAAKLYATNAATGAKTGLKGGQVSGELSPELLGVGFLIGPRVASLMMAGAVLSYFVLGPLIATFGEQLSDPVAPADWAAGKPRDAKNPGLIRNMDPDALRANYLRYIGAGAVAAGGIISMCRALPLIAGSVIGGLRDLRATRVAGGAPSSVRTEHDMPITVVIYGSLILVLVLAAVPQLGLGFTPFGLLGAALILLFGFLFVTVSSRLTGEVGSSSNPISGMTIATLLLVCLIFLVLGRIDPNTAWLTALMVAAVVCIASSNGGTTSQDLKTGYLVGATPSKQQWAILIGSVVSALVIGLTMLALNSAQTHYTMQGISKTAVLTVPRDAPKEKPGKPYNRNQEKTNDTPGWEADTREYHIVHVRAGEHPDLKPGRYLVDDAGKPVYRTDMPIAREEKKMDNNEDAPPAFVAPQPGLFANIIKGILGGTLEWALVIAGALIAIALELCGVAALPVAVGMYLALASSTPIFIGGMARLLADKLRGRPKNEAESETSPGVLLASGYIAGGTLCGLIIAFFVFLPDGFNHFINLGLHLFGEINEKTGKPEWKPDDVEWAKVVAVGMFAALAALLLWVGSRKGPDVEGGSPAQEGERPTM; encoded by the coding sequence ATGTCCGAACCGTCCCAGCCGGGGGCGCCGCCCCCCGGACCGTCCGAGCCGCCGTTCCAGCCGTTCGTGCCGGCGTCCGAGTCCCCGCCGGAGTTCACCTGGCCGACGATCGTCACCGGTGTCGTCCTGGGCATCGTCTTCGGCGCGTCGTCGCTGTACCTCGTGCTGAAGGTGGGGCTCACGGTGTCCGCGTCGGTGCCCATTGCGGTTCTGTCCATCACGCTGTTCCGCGCCTTTTCCAAAGCGTTCGGCGTCCGCAAGACCACCATCCTCGAAAACAACATCGTCCAGACGACCGGTAGCGCCGGCGAGAGCATCGCCTTCGGCGTCGGCGTGACGATGCCGGCGCTCCTGCTGCTCGGGTTCGAGATGGACCCGGTGCGGGTGATGACCGTGTCGGTCCTCGGGGCCGTTCTCGGCATCCTGATGATGATCCCGCTGCGGCGGGCGTTCATCGTCAAGCAGCACGGGAAGCTGATTTACCCGGAAGGGACGGCGTGCGCAGAGGTGCTGATCGCGGGCGAGAAGGGCGGGGCGACCGCGAAGATGGTGTTCGTCGGGTTCGGTGTCGCGCTCGTACACAAGTTCCTCACCGCGGCGGCCAAGTTGTGGGCGGGTGAGCCGGCCGCGAAGTTGTACGCCACCAACGCCGCGACCGGTGCGAAGACCGGGCTGAAGGGCGGGCAGGTGAGCGGCGAACTGTCACCCGAGTTGCTCGGCGTCGGGTTCCTCATCGGCCCGCGGGTCGCGTCGCTGATGATGGCCGGGGCGGTGCTGTCGTACTTCGTTCTCGGTCCGCTCATCGCGACGTTCGGTGAGCAACTGAGTGACCCGGTGGCACCGGCGGACTGGGCCGCCGGGAAGCCCAGGGACGCGAAAAACCCCGGTCTGATCCGCAACATGGACCCGGACGCCTTGCGGGCGAACTACCTGCGGTACATCGGGGCCGGTGCGGTCGCGGCCGGCGGTATCATCAGCATGTGTCGGGCGCTACCGCTCATCGCCGGCTCCGTGATCGGCGGCCTCCGCGACCTCCGGGCCACCCGAGTCGCGGGCGGGGCGCCGAGTTCCGTTCGCACCGAACACGACATGCCGATCACGGTCGTGATTTACGGAAGCCTCATTCTCGTACTCGTCCTCGCGGCGGTGCCGCAGTTGGGGCTGGGCTTCACTCCCTTCGGGCTGCTCGGTGCGGCGCTCATCCTCTTGTTCGGTTTCCTGTTCGTGACCGTCTCCAGCCGACTGACGGGCGAAGTCGGGAGTTCGTCCAACCCGATTTCCGGTATGACCATCGCCACGCTGTTACTCGTGTGCCTCATCTTCCTCGTCCTCGGCCGCATCGATCCGAACACGGCGTGGCTCACGGCTCTCATGGTGGCCGCGGTGGTGTGCATCGCGTCGTCGAACGGCGGCACCACGTCGCAAGACCTGAAGACCGGATACCTCGTCGGGGCGACGCCGTCGAAACAGCAGTGGGCCATCCTCATCGGATCGGTCGTGTCAGCTCTCGTGATCGGGTTGACGATGCTCGCGCTGAACTCCGCCCAGACGCACTACACGATGCAGGGGATCTCGAAAACCGCCGTGCTGACGGTCCCGCGAGACGCCCCGAAGGAGAAGCCCGGCAAGCCGTACAACCGGAACCAAGAGAAGACGAACGACACCCCGGGCTGGGAGGCGGACACCCGGGAGTACCACATCGTCCACGTTCGGGCGGGCGAACACCCCGACCTGAAACCGGGCCGCTACCTGGTGGACGATGCCGGCAAGCCGGTGTACCGCACCGACATGCCGATCGCGCGCGAGGAGAAGAAAATGGACAACAACGAGGACGCTCCGCCCGCGTTCGTCGCCCCGCAACCGGGCCTGTTCGCCAATATCATCAAGGGCATCCTCGGCGGCACCCTGGAATGGGCGCTCGTCATCGCCGGCGCGCTCATTGCGATCGCCCTCGAGCTGTGCGGGGTGGCCGCGCTGCCGGTCGCGGTGGGCATGTACCTGGCGCTCGCGTCCAGCACCCCCATCTTTATCGGCGGCATGGCGCGGCTGCTGGCCGACAAGCTCCGCGGCCGGCCGAAGAACGAGGCCGAATCGGAGACCAGTCCCGGCGTGCTGCTCGCCAGCGGGTACATCGCCGGCGGCACGCTCTGCGGGCTCATCATCGCGTTTTTCGTGTTCCTTCCGGACGGGTTCAACCACTTCATCAATCTCGGACTGCACCTGTTCGGCGAGATCAACGAGAAGACGGGGAAGCCGGAGTGGAAGCCGGACGACGTCGAGTGGGCGAAGGTGGTTGCCGTGGGGATGTTCGCCGCACTGGCGGCGCTCCTGCTCTGGGTCGGCTCGCGTAAGGGGCCGGACGTGGAGGGCGGGAGCCCCGCGCAGGAGGGGGAGCGGCCGACGATGTAG